The Pyxidicoccus sp. MSG2 DNA segment ACTTCCCCCTCCCGACAGGGCGTGATGCCCCTCGCGGTGGACCGGAAGCTTGGGTGGGCGCAAGGACGCGGCATCTGCTCCCGGGTCGGGGCGCAATGACAGACGCTGGGTGGAGGGGTGGACCGCACCGGCTTGCCTGCTTCGGCGGAGGCGGAAGAGTGCGAGTGCCCTGGGCGCGGTGGACCACGAAGGCGCTCAGTGTCGGCTCGTTCTGAATTGCCGCCGGCTACCGGGGAGAGGAACTGAGGCAGACCGTGCTCGAACTCGATTTCCGTCAGTTCAAGGACAAGGGCTGGGAAGACAAGATTCATCTCGTCGGAAAGGGGCTCAGCCTCCTGCTCGACCAGGGCATCTACGAAGGAAAGCGCTTCAGCGAGTGGATGGACGAGCGTCTCGCGGCCCATGACGTGCACACCTTCAAGGACCTGTGCACGAAATGGACCGACCCCCGCTGGAGCGTCCGGTTGCAGGTCATCGTGTCTGATCTCACCGCCCACCGGTTGCTGGTCCTTCCACGTGATGCGTACCTGCTGGGACTGGACCCGCTCGAGCTGAAGGTCTCCGAAGCGGTCCGGATGAGCATGAGCATTCCCGGCTTCTTCGAGCCCGTGAGGGTGACGAATCCCAGCACTCAGGAGGAGCACGTGCTCGTGGATGGTGGCTTGTTGTCGAACTTCCCGGTCTGGCTCTTCGATTGCGAGGACGAGGAACCGGCCTGGCCGACCTTTGGCCTCATGCTCGTCGAACCCGAGCCGAAACACCCTCTCCCGAAGAAGACGCACGGACCGCGCGGGCTGACGGGGCTCTACAAGCTGCTCTGTGAGTTGGTCGAAACGCTCCTGGAGGCTCACGACCGCCTCTATCTCGAGCGGGCCCAGTTCGCCCGGACCCTCACCATTCCGACCCTGGGCGTCGGGACGACGGAGTTCGACATCACGCGCGAGCGGGCGCTAGCGCTCTATGAATCCGGCCGCGCCGCCGCGAAGACGTTCCTGGCGTCCTGGAACTTCCAGGCCTACGTGGAGGAGTTCCGAAGGGGCAAGCCCTACATCCGCCGTGAATCGGTGCGGACACAGTTCGCACGCGCTGCCGCCATGGCCCCCGCCTGATGTCGTGCATCCGGTACCGCGAGCGAAGGAGGCGCGGGACCCGGAGCGGCCGGGCAACCGAAGGCGAGGTCTGACAAGACGGATGGGGGGAACTTTTTCCGGAACCCGTCGGAACCGCCTCCACTGGCCCTGTGCTACCCGCCCCGGCTCTTGCGCCGCTCCGGCTGCAGCCCAGCGGCGTGGGTCGCTTCGCGGGTGGTACTTGTCGTAGACGGCCTTCACCCTCTAGCTGAAGTCGTCTCGAGCGCGCTCCACCCGCACGGCCGTCACTTTGTAGGCGGGCGTGTGGGTGACACCGTCCTGATGCGGGCCGATGACGGCGTTGATGAACACGTCGACGGTGTGGAAGGTGGTGAAGAGCTCACCGGGGCGCGGGCATACCGGCACCGCTGATGGGTGCGGCGGCCCGTCCATCACCGGAAGCTCGCGACGCAGGCCGCCCAGTAGAGGACGCCCCCTCACCCCCGCGTCCGAGCCGCGGACGTCACCGCCTCAGGCGCTCGTGCAGCAGGTGGATGGCGCAGGCGCCAAAGAGGATGCCGGATGCGCCCAGCCCCACCAGGACGACGGTGCGCTGCTCGAGGAAGCTGGAGCCCAGGTAGACGGTGCCCACCGCGTAGGGAAGCTCCGCCAGCGCGAGGACGAGCAGGTAGCGGCGCAGCCCGTAGCGCGCCAGGCCGAGCACATAGCCGGGAATCTCCGAGGGCACTGCGAGCTGGAAGAGGAGCACCCAGCCGAAGGGGGTGCGCCGGGAGATGCGCTCCTCGTAGCGGGCCAGCCCGCGCGAAGAGGTGAGCCGGCGGATGGCGGGCCGGCCCCAGTAGCGGGCGAGGCCATACGCGCAGGCGCCGCCGAGCATCCAGCCCACCCAGAGAAGGAGCACACAGACTGTCTTGCCCCAGGCGTGGAGAGCCACCGGCAGCAGCAGCGCGCTGGAGAAGAAGGCCAGCATCGCCGACAGCGCGGAGACGAGCACGAAGAGCACCGCGCCCCAGAAGGGGTGTTCGGAGATGACGGGCGCGCTCGCCTCGAGGACCCGGCGGAGCAAGGACTGGAAGGCGTCCGAGGAGGCGAGGAGGGCGAGGCCGGCGAGGAGCGCCGCCAGCACGAGCGCACGGGCCCAGGGCGCGGGGAGCCCACGAGGCGTGTCCGGCGGATGGAGGGGCGGGCCCATTGCTTCACGCATGATGCGTGAGGGGCTCCGCGGTGGGATAAGCGGTGGGGAGTGTGAAGGAGAAGGTGCTCCCCTCGCCGGGGCTGCTCTCCACCCAGAGGTGGCCACTGTGGGCATCAACGAGCCCCTTCACGATGGCGAGCCCCAGCCCGGCGCCATCCTTTCTCCCCACGCGCGCCTGCCAGAAGGGCTCGAAGAGGTGGGGGAGGTCCTCCGAGTCAATCCCGGCCCCCGTGTCCTTCACGGAGAACCTCAACATGCCTCCCTCGGGCACGGCCCGGACCACGATGTGTCCGCCCTCGGGCGTGAACTTGAGCGCGTTGCCAATCAGGTTCGAGAGGATCTGAAGCACCCGGTCATGGTCGGCGAGCAGGGGCGGGGCATCCTCGGGGACGTCGGCTGTGAGCTGGAGGGACTTCATCTCCGCGAGCGCGCGGTATTGCTCGATGGCCTCCCTCACGAGGGCCGTGGTCTCCAGCTGCGCGCGTTCCACGGAGAGGTGGCCGGCCTCCATGCGGGCGACGTCCAGCAGGTCCCTGATGAGTCGGTTGGCTCGCGCTACCGCCTTGCGGATGGACTCGAGGGGCCGCGTGTCGGTGGCCCGCTGCTCGGGCGAGCGCTTCAGGAGCGTTTCGGCGCTCAGGGTGATGACGTTCAGG contains these protein-coding regions:
- a CDS encoding TVP38/TMEM64 family protein produces the protein MREAMGPPLHPPDTPRGLPAPWARALVLAALLAGLALLASSDAFQSLLRRVLEASAPVISEHPFWGAVLFVLVSALSAMLAFFSSALLLPVALHAWGKTVCVLLLWVGWMLGGACAYGLARYWGRPAIRRLTSSRGLARYEERISRRTPFGWVLLFQLAVPSEIPGYVLGLARYGLRRYLLVLALAELPYAVGTVYLGSSFLEQRTVVLVGLGASGILFGACAIHLLHERLRR
- a CDS encoding patatin-like phospholipase family protein, with product MAAGYRGEELRQTVLELDFRQFKDKGWEDKIHLVGKGLSLLLDQGIYEGKRFSEWMDERLAAHDVHTFKDLCTKWTDPRWSVRLQVIVSDLTAHRLLVLPRDAYLLGLDPLELKVSEAVRMSMSIPGFFEPVRVTNPSTQEEHVLVDGGLLSNFPVWLFDCEDEEPAWPTFGLMLVEPEPKHPLPKKTHGPRGLTGLYKLLCELVETLLEAHDRLYLERAQFARTLTIPTLGVGTTEFDITRERALALYESGRAAAKTFLASWNFQAYVEEFRRGKPYIRRESVRTQFARAAAMAPA